A single Watersipora subatra chromosome 7, tzWatSuba1.1, whole genome shotgun sequence DNA region contains:
- the LOC137401223 gene encoding MFS-type transporter SLC18B1-like isoform X2 — MAYIGIVYSAYDLARFISAPFFGTILTRWPPKSMCMVGTLISGISPIFFGYVGIISSGWCFLALCTILRVFAGVGSAMVTISSTSILLKASGFQSTNVIAIVEVGNGMSFAFGTALGGILYEFVGYVTTFWISGGALVISTLLVAVFIPAVVEEEKKSQQGFFQLLTIPGCVLLCLTYVLARMQATCRNIGLTGLYIDELGSNPAILGLLCAVWSAVYIASCAVATRLLNKFPQNNYRALVISWILSGATVLLICPSPLLDFIFHGKKYFWLTTIDMVFVYMPLSVTYITPFQAALNLAEVNGYKKDNLHTYGMVTGLVNGALSLGSTIGPVMSGVIIEESGFGWTTTYLALSNFIMALFIGCYAIYMRITGQPTEVVKSQDNEEVPEEAVYDTEKVDNVREVNEKIIEKYLKHEDWTKVYLQQPVSDSSTK, encoded by the exons CTAACAAGATGGCCACCTAAAAGTATGTGTATGGTTGGAACTCTTATATCAGGAATTAGTCCAATATTCTTTGG ATATGTTGGAATCATATCAAGTGGATGGTGCTTCCTAGCCTTATGTACCATACTGCGAGTCTTTGCAGGAGTGGGCTCTGCAATGGTAACCATTTCAAGTACTAGCATACTGCTAAAAGCTTCAGGATTCCAGTCTACCAATGTCATA GCTATAGTAGAAGTAGGGAATGGGATGTCTTTTGCCTTTGGTACAGCACTAGGAGGCATACTATATGAg TTTGTAGGCTAtgttacaactttttggatCTCTGGTGGAGCTTTGGTCATTTCAACTCTGCTCGTTGCAGTTTTCATTCCAGCTGTTG TGGAAGAAGAAAAGAAATCTCAGCAAGGGTTTTTCCAACTACTGACCATACCAGGATGCGTGCTATTATGTTTGACTTATGTTTTGGCAAGAATGCAAGCCACGTGTCGAAACATTGGTCTGACAGGGCTGTACATAGATGAG CTCGGAAGTAATCCAGCTATTCTTGGACTCCTCTGTGCCGTCTGGTCAGCTGTTTACATTGCTTCTTGCGCCGTAGCTACAAGGTTACTAAATAAG TTTCCTCAGAATAACTACCGTGCTTTGGTAATTTCCTGGATTTTGTCTGGTGCCACAGTTCTACTAATATGTCCTTCACCTTTGTTAGACTTCATATTTCATGGAAAAAA GTACTTTTGGCTAACCACAATTGATATGGTATTTGTGTACATGCCATTATCTGTTACCTACATAACACCTTTTCAGGCAGCTCTAAATCTTGCTGA GGTAAATGGATATAAAAAAGACAATCTGCATACCTATGGAATGGTAACAGGTCTTGTGAATGGTGCATTGTCACTTGGTTCTACAATTGGGCCTGTTATGTCAGGAGTTATCATTGAGGAGTCAGGTTTTGGATGGACCACAACTTATCTAGCGCTTTCCAACTTTATAATG GCACTATTTATTGGATGCTACGCTATTTATATGAGAATCACGGGTCAGCCAACAGAAGTAGTAAAGTCTCAAGATAATGAAGAAGTCCCGGAAGAAGCTGTGTACGATACAGAGAAAGTAGACAATGTGAGAGAAGTTAATGAGaagataatagaaaaatacttgaAACATGAAGACTGGACTAAAGTTTATCTTCAACAACCAGTCTCTGACTCTAGTACTAAATGA
- the LOC137401223 gene encoding MFS-type transporter SLC18B1-like isoform X1 produces the protein MMDSSDDDETQLLSAGDPDMEDSLPDKNSNKKYGMLLFLVFLQCLSRGSDTLIFPFYPEVAKVKGVTMAYIGIVYAAYDFARFISAPFFGTILTRWPPKSMCMVGTLISGISPIFFGYVGIISSGWCFLALCTILRVFAGVGSAMVTISSTSILLKASGFQSTNVIAIVEVGNGMSFAFGTALGGILYEFVGYVTTFWISGGALVISTLLVAVFIPAVVEEEKKSQQGFFQLLTIPGCVLLCLTYVLARMQATCRNIGLTGLYIDELGSNPAILGLLCAVWSAVYIASCAVATRLLNKFPQNNYRALVISWILSGATVLLICPSPLLDFIFHGKKYFWLTTIDMVFVYMPLSVTYITPFQAALNLAEVNGYKKDNLHTYGMVTGLVNGALSLGSTIGPVMSGVIIEESGFGWTTTYLALSNFIMALFIGCYAIYMRITGQPTEVVKSQDNEEVPEEAVYDTEKVDNVREVNEKIIEKYLKHEDWTKVYLQQPVSDSSTK, from the exons ATGATGGATTCAAGTGATGATGATGAGACACAGCTGTTATCTGCTGGTGATCCTGACATGGAAGACAGTCTACCCGATAAaaattctaataaaaaatatggaaTGCTACTATTTTTGGTGTTTCTACAATGTTTATCACGAGGGTCAGATACATTGATTTTTCCATTCTATCCAGAAGTAGCTAAAGTCAAAGGTGTGACTATGGCTTATATTGGAATTGTCTACGCTGCCTATGACTTTGCCAGATTTATCTCCGCTCCGTTTTTTGGCACGATT CTAACAAGATGGCCACCTAAAAGTATGTGTATGGTTGGAACTCTTATATCAGGAATTAGTCCAATATTCTTTGG ATATGTTGGAATCATATCAAGTGGATGGTGCTTCCTAGCCTTATGTACCATACTGCGAGTCTTTGCAGGAGTGGGCTCTGCAATGGTAACCATTTCAAGTACTAGCATACTGCTAAAAGCTTCAGGATTCCAGTCTACCAATGTCATA GCTATAGTAGAAGTAGGGAATGGGATGTCTTTTGCCTTTGGTACAGCACTAGGAGGCATACTATATGAg TTTGTAGGCTAtgttacaactttttggatCTCTGGTGGAGCTTTGGTCATTTCAACTCTGCTCGTTGCAGTTTTCATTCCAGCTGTTG TGGAAGAAGAAAAGAAATCTCAGCAAGGGTTTTTCCAACTACTGACCATACCAGGATGCGTGCTATTATGTTTGACTTATGTTTTGGCAAGAATGCAAGCCACGTGTCGAAACATTGGTCTGACAGGGCTGTACATAGATGAG CTCGGAAGTAATCCAGCTATTCTTGGACTCCTCTGTGCCGTCTGGTCAGCTGTTTACATTGCTTCTTGCGCCGTAGCTACAAGGTTACTAAATAAG TTTCCTCAGAATAACTACCGTGCTTTGGTAATTTCCTGGATTTTGTCTGGTGCCACAGTTCTACTAATATGTCCTTCACCTTTGTTAGACTTCATATTTCATGGAAAAAA GTACTTTTGGCTAACCACAATTGATATGGTATTTGTGTACATGCCATTATCTGTTACCTACATAACACCTTTTCAGGCAGCTCTAAATCTTGCTGA GGTAAATGGATATAAAAAAGACAATCTGCATACCTATGGAATGGTAACAGGTCTTGTGAATGGTGCATTGTCACTTGGTTCTACAATTGGGCCTGTTATGTCAGGAGTTATCATTGAGGAGTCAGGTTTTGGATGGACCACAACTTATCTAGCGCTTTCCAACTTTATAATG GCACTATTTATTGGATGCTACGCTATTTATATGAGAATCACGGGTCAGCCAACAGAAGTAGTAAAGTCTCAAGATAATGAAGAAGTCCCGGAAGAAGCTGTGTACGATACAGAGAAAGTAGACAATGTGAGAGAAGTTAATGAGaagataatagaaaaatacttgaAACATGAAGACTGGACTAAAGTTTATCTTCAACAACCAGTCTCTGACTCTAGTACTAAATGA